A window of Rhodobium gokarnense contains these coding sequences:
- the purN gene encoding phosphoribosylglycinamide formyltransferase, with amino-acid sequence MTKRARVVVLISGRGSNMAALIEAAKDPAYPAEIVAVLSNRPNAAGLETAAAAGIATAVVDHKDFDGREAFEEKLSAAIESFDPDLVCLAGFMRLLTSGFAEKWRDRLINIHPSLLPSFKGLDTHVRALAAGVKLHGCSVHFVRPEMDAGPLIAQGAVPVLSGDTEETLAARVLAAEHELYPAALALVASGRTRVVGDRVIVEPEEDATPPALVWPKAGSVSNGR; translated from the coding sequence ATGACGAAACGTGCCCGCGTCGTCGTGCTGATTTCCGGGCGCGGCTCCAACATGGCCGCGCTCATCGAGGCCGCGAAGGACCCTGCCTATCCGGCCGAGATCGTCGCCGTCCTCTCCAACCGGCCGAATGCGGCGGGACTGGAGACCGCCGCGGCCGCCGGAATTGCGACGGCGGTCGTCGACCACAAGGATTTCGACGGCCGCGAGGCGTTCGAAGAAAAGCTCAGCGCGGCGATCGAATCGTTCGATCCGGACCTCGTCTGCCTTGCCGGCTTCATGCGGCTGCTGACGTCAGGGTTTGCCGAAAAGTGGCGCGACCGGCTTATCAACATCCACCCCTCGCTGCTGCCGTCCTTCAAGGGTCTCGACACCCACGTCCGGGCGCTCGCGGCCGGCGTCAAGCTGCATGGCTGCAGCGTCCATTTCGTCCGCCCGGAGATGGATGCCGGGCCGCTGATCGCGCAAGGCGCGGTGCCGGTGCTTTCCGGCGATACGGAGGAGACGCTCGCCGCCCGGGTGCTCGCGGCAGAGCACGAGCTTTACCCGGCGGCCCTGGCGCTCGTTGCCAGCGGGCGCACGCGGGTCGTCGGCGACCGGGTCATCGTCGAGCCGGAAGAGGACGCAACGCCGCCGGCCCTCGTCTGGCCGAAAGCAGGTTCCGTTTCCAACGGGCGATGA
- the purM gene encoding phosphoribosylformylglycinamidine cyclo-ligase — protein sequence MSETSRGKRPYTYAGAGVDIGAGNAFVKAIGPAVRSTARPGADGSIGGFGGVFDLAATGLKDPVLIAATDGVGTKLKIAIETGQLSTVGVDLVAMCVNDLVVQGAEPLFFLDYYACGKLETDEAASVVEGIAEGCRQAGCALIGGETAEMPGMYAAKDFDLAGFAVGAAERDALLPRTDIESGDVLIGIASSGVHSNGFSLVRKIVADNGLSFDDPAPFDPSRSLGEALLEPTRIYVRSALAAIHAASGGVKALAHITGGGLTENLPRVLPEGITARIDLDRVAVLPVFSWLRDLGTIAEDEMLTTFNCGVGMVMVVAPGAADAVLEALTIAGERAEVIGRCLGGPDAQAGVPVLYDGALSFPETGSAQ from the coding sequence ATGAGCGAGACGAGCCGGGGCAAGCGCCCCTACACCTATGCCGGCGCAGGGGTCGATATCGGGGCCGGCAACGCCTTCGTCAAGGCGATCGGCCCGGCCGTGCGCTCCACCGCGCGCCCCGGTGCGGACGGCTCCATCGGCGGTTTCGGCGGCGTTTTCGACCTGGCCGCAACGGGCCTGAAAGACCCCGTCCTGATCGCCGCCACGGACGGCGTCGGCACCAAGCTGAAGATCGCGATTGAGACCGGACAGCTTTCGACCGTCGGCGTCGACCTCGTCGCCATGTGCGTCAACGACCTCGTCGTCCAGGGCGCCGAGCCGCTGTTCTTCCTAGACTATTACGCCTGCGGCAAGCTTGAGACGGACGAAGCGGCGAGTGTCGTCGAAGGAATCGCGGAGGGTTGCCGCCAGGCCGGCTGCGCGCTGATCGGCGGCGAGACGGCGGAAATGCCGGGCATGTATGCGGCCAAGGATTTCGACTTGGCCGGCTTTGCGGTCGGTGCTGCAGAGCGCGACGCGCTCCTGCCGCGCACCGACATCGAATCGGGCGACGTCCTCATCGGCATTGCCTCCAGCGGCGTCCACTCCAACGGCTTTTCGCTGGTGCGCAAGATCGTCGCCGACAACGGGCTTTCCTTCGACGATCCTGCCCCCTTCGATCCCTCGCGCAGCCTCGGCGAAGCGCTGCTGGAGCCGACGCGCATCTATGTGCGCTCCGCGCTGGCCGCGATCCATGCCGCTTCCGGCGGCGTCAAGGCGCTCGCCCATATCACCGGCGGCGGGCTGACGGAGAACCTGCCGCGGGTGCTGCCGGAGGGAATCACGGCGCGGATCGATCTCGACCGCGTGGCGGTCCTTCCCGTCTTTTCCTGGCTAAGGGATCTCGGCACCATCGCCGAGGACGAGATGCTGACGACCTTCAATTGCGGCGTCGGCATGGTCATGGTGGTTGCGCCCGGCGCCGCCGATGCCGTGCTGGAAGCGCTGACCATCGCCGGCGAGCGGGCCGAGGTGATCGGCCGCTGCCTCGGCGGGCCGGACGCGCAAGCGGGCGTTCCGGTCCTCTATGACGGCGCCCTCTCCTTTCCGGAAACCGGTTCCGCGCAATGA
- a CDS encoding AI-2E family transporter translates to MSLGRQVSFWVIALAVTVLVLWVLRGILLPFVAGMVLAYLLDPVADWLENHGIGRLFSTVIILVFFIIGFVLALVIFVPLLGHQLSGFVANLPSYAEKLQGLAANFLDGRAAETLGITTGDLQGQLGDFVKQGASWLASLAKSLWSGGQSLLSVLSLLVVTPVVAFYMLNDWDRMVATVDSWLPRQHRDTIHRLARDMDASISGFMRGQMMVCVILGTYYSVSLSVVGLNFGFLIGIIAGIISFIPYVGAAVGFVLSVGVALMQFWPDYTMIAVVVGVFVVGQFLEGNILQPKMIGESIGLHPVWLMFALFAFGSLFGFVGMLLAVPVAAMVGVLARFAIEQYLQSSLYRGPPGAGGGEGE, encoded by the coding sequence TTGAGCCTCGGTCGCCAGGTCAGTTTCTGGGTCATCGCGCTCGCCGTCACCGTCCTCGTCCTCTGGGTGCTTCGCGGGATCCTGCTGCCGTTCGTCGCCGGCATGGTGCTCGCCTACCTGCTCGATCCGGTCGCCGACTGGCTGGAAAACCACGGCATCGGGCGGCTGTTCTCCACCGTCATCATCCTCGTCTTCTTCATCATCGGCTTCGTCCTGGCGCTGGTCATCTTCGTGCCGCTGCTCGGCCACCAGCTCTCCGGCTTCGTCGCCAACCTGCCGAGCTATGCGGAAAAGCTGCAGGGGCTTGCGGCCAATTTCCTGGACGGCAGGGCGGCGGAAACCCTCGGCATCACCACCGGCGACCTGCAGGGCCAGCTCGGCGACTTCGTCAAACAGGGCGCAAGCTGGCTCGCCAGCCTCGCCAAGTCGCTGTGGAGCGGCGGCCAGTCGCTGCTGTCCGTGCTGTCCCTCCTGGTGGTGACGCCGGTCGTCGCCTTCTACATGCTGAACGACTGGGACCGCATGGTCGCCACGGTCGATTCCTGGCTGCCGCGCCAGCATCGCGACACCATCCACCGGCTGGCCCGCGACATGGACGCCAGCATCTCCGGCTTCATGCGCGGCCAGATGATGGTCTGCGTCATCCTCGGCACCTATTACAGCGTCTCGCTCAGCGTCGTCGGGCTCAATTTCGGCTTCCTGATCGGCATCATCGCCGGCATCATCAGCTTCATTCCCTATGTCGGCGCAGCGGTCGGCTTCGTACTGTCCGTCGGCGTCGCGCTGATGCAGTTCTGGCCCGACTACACGATGATCGCCGTCGTCGTCGGCGTCTTCGTCGTCGGCCAGTTCCTGGAAGGCAACATCCTGCAGCCGAAGATGATCGGCGAGAGCATCGGCCTGCACCCGGTCTGGCTGATGTTCGCGCTGTTCGCCTTCGGCTCCCTGTTCGGCTTCGTCGGCATGCTCTTGGCCGTCCCGGTCGCGGCCATGGTCGGCGTGCTCGCCCGCTTCGCCATCGAGCAGTACCTGCAGAGTTCCCTTTACCGCGGACCGCCGGGCGCGGGCGGCGGGGAAGGGGAGTGA
- a CDS encoding HdaA/DnaA family protein, whose protein sequence is MSVVKRRPDEAAQLPLHLPHEASFARDDFLVADCNRAAFELVERWPDWPSKLVVLAGPTGSGKSHLADIWRERTGGTVVSADALSRTDPLRLVEAGAIAIEDADGATGSAGRCDDTALFHLLNAARAAGAHVLITCRHWPEAWGIQLADLKSRLRAATPVEIGEPDDDLIRRVLVKLFADRQISIDAAVVNYLLVRMERSLATASRLVAELDREALARGRAVTRPIAADVLARLSHGNGTEL, encoded by the coding sequence GTGAGCGTGGTCAAACGCCGTCCCGACGAGGCCGCGCAACTGCCTCTGCACTTGCCCCACGAGGCGTCCTTTGCCCGCGACGACTTCCTCGTTGCCGACTGCAACCGCGCCGCCTTCGAGCTTGTCGAGCGCTGGCCGGACTGGCCCTCGAAGCTGGTGGTTCTGGCCGGGCCGACCGGCTCCGGAAAATCGCACCTCGCCGACATCTGGCGGGAGAGGACCGGCGGCACGGTTGTTTCTGCCGATGCCCTGTCGCGCACCGATCCGCTGCGCCTCGTCGAGGCCGGCGCCATCGCGATCGAAGATGCGGACGGCGCCACCGGTTCTGCCGGGCGTTGCGACGACACCGCACTCTTTCATCTCCTCAACGCCGCACGGGCCGCCGGCGCCCATGTCCTCATCACCTGCCGGCACTGGCCGGAGGCCTGGGGCATCCAGCTTGCCGACCTGAAATCGCGGCTGCGGGCGGCAACGCCTGTGGAAATCGGCGAGCCGGACGACGACCTCATCCGCCGCGTGCTTGTCAAACTGTTCGCCGACCGTCAGATTTCCATCGATGCCGCGGTCGTCAACTACCTCCTCGTGCGCATGGAGCGGTCGCTGGCGACCGCCAGCCGCCTGGTCGCAGAACTTGACCGCGAGGCGCTGGCGCGCGGGCGCGCCGTCACCCGGCCGATCGCGGCCGATGTCCTTGCCCGCCTGTCGCACGGCAACGGCACCGAGCTGTAG
- a CDS encoding CDP-alcohol phosphatidyltransferase family protein, with amino-acid sequence MDHEHSGLTVPNLITVARLFLVPVIVWLIGTEAYAAAFWLFVIAGVSDGVDGFIARHFASRSDLGAYLDPIADKALLVSIYIALAMVNEIPFWLVIAVVSRDVLIVGGVMLSWMMDRPVPMQPLLVSKANTVAQIVLASVVLADLGLSSELTPIRNLMVIVTAFLTLLSAVAYLVEWLRHMTDGDDHGQGEHTS; translated from the coding sequence ATGGATCATGAACACAGCGGATTGACGGTTCCGAACCTGATAACCGTCGCACGGCTCTTCCTGGTGCCGGTGATCGTCTGGCTGATCGGGACAGAGGCCTACGCCGCAGCATTCTGGCTGTTCGTCATCGCCGGCGTCTCCGACGGCGTCGACGGCTTCATCGCCCGCCATTTCGCCTCGCGCTCCGATCTCGGCGCCTATCTCGACCCGATCGCCGACAAGGCGCTGCTGGTCTCCATCTATATCGCGCTCGCCATGGTCAACGAGATCCCGTTCTGGCTGGTGATCGCCGTGGTCAGCCGCGACGTCCTCATCGTCGGCGGTGTCATGCTATCCTGGATGATGGACCGGCCGGTGCCGATGCAGCCGCTTTTGGTCAGCAAGGCCAACACGGTGGCGCAGATCGTGCTCGCCTCCGTGGTGCTCGCCGATCTCGGCCTTTCTTCCGAACTGACGCCGATTCGCAACCTTATGGTCATTGTGACCGCGTTCTTGACACTTCTTTCAGCCGTGGCATATCTCGTTGAGTGGCTGCGGCACATGACCGACGGCGACGATCACGGGCAAGGGGAGCACACATCTTGA